In Rouxiella sp. WC2420, the following proteins share a genomic window:
- a CDS encoding MASE1 domain-containing protein, which yields MIKWTFPLKWLLFCVCYFSLAFLCLETRDNGSLSSAIWLPAGLTLGVLCSAPISRWPLWLVSTGILHILVSILHQRPMNISLVFALNDLIVLCLSAHIWKIILKDSGVTSRLNLTAIFIAIVLIASMFGGISTFYSLRILGYPTLFSHFIIWSISNATGCLAFAPFFAIKSLSSSFSPDSNPKSSLLLLIVIPALTLVLFSPRMEDLQNATLIEPLIYFLFGFTLLSSLFISTSKLSLLFISLAFIISLTTIYNQGIFAADDYTGNSGIIASQLYLLAIFIFSTLIRAGTNDIHLSRAQSDQLMLLSHCVSSHQQRYSFRVNITQQKWVWTELIDSINNFPINNLTTPSQMLGRMHPEDRDILLPWFNGINKTGATPFSRSVRLILDGTAFSQAYIAMLSDQHSNANKMLNGILIVPEHIPSSPTGHII from the coding sequence ATGATTAAATGGACTTTTCCACTGAAATGGTTGCTGTTTTGTGTTTGCTATTTTTCTCTGGCTTTTCTTTGTCTTGAAACAAGAGACAATGGAAGTCTTTCATCTGCCATTTGGCTTCCTGCAGGGCTAACGCTAGGCGTACTGTGCTCCGCTCCAATATCTCGTTGGCCGCTATGGCTGGTCAGCACTGGGATACTGCACATTTTAGTCAGTATTCTGCATCAACGTCCGATGAATATTTCCCTAGTCTTTGCACTAAATGATCTTATTGTTCTGTGTTTAAGTGCGCATATCTGGAAAATAATTCTTAAAGACAGCGGCGTGACGAGCAGATTAAATCTGACAGCAATATTTATTGCCATCGTTCTGATTGCCAGTATGTTCGGAGGTATCTCCACCTTTTATTCATTACGCATACTTGGCTATCCAACCCTATTTTCTCATTTCATTATCTGGAGCATTTCAAATGCAACAGGATGCCTGGCATTTGCACCATTTTTTGCTATAAAATCATTGAGCTCTTCCTTTAGTCCAGATTCAAATCCTAAAAGCAGCCTGCTCCTGTTAATAGTAATCCCAGCGCTTACCCTGGTACTATTTTCACCGAGAATGGAAGACCTTCAGAATGCTACATTGATTGAACCATTGATCTATTTTCTTTTTGGCTTTACTTTGCTTTCTTCTTTGTTCATTTCCACATCAAAGCTTTCACTCCTATTTATATCTCTTGCCTTTATCATCAGCCTAACTACAATTTATAATCAAGGAATCTTTGCGGCTGACGACTATACCGGTAATAGCGGGATCATTGCTTCACAACTCTATCTTTTAGCAATATTTATTTTCTCTACGCTGATACGCGCCGGGACAAACGATATTCATCTTTCGAGAGCACAGAGCGACCAGTTAATGCTGCTGAGCCATTGTGTGTCTTCTCATCAACAACGTTATTCTTTTCGTGTAAACATTACCCAGCAAAAATGGGTGTGGACAGAACTAATAGACAGTATTAATAATTTTCCGATTAATAATCTGACTACACCGTCGCAAATGTTAGGCAGGATGCATCCTGAAGACCGGGATATCCTCCTGCCCTGGTTTAATGGAATAAACAAAACCGGAGCAACTCCGTTCTCGCGCTCCGTTCGTCTCATATTGGATGGCACTGCTTTCAGTCAGGCTTACATTGCAATGCTCAGTGACCAGCACAGTAATGCTAATAAGATGTTGAATGGCATATTGATTGTCCCAGAGCACATCCCTTCTTCGCCTACAGGGCACATAATATGA
- a CDS encoding transcriptional regulator — translation MTINSQCFEITEKHKRLVICLLKGITQKNDIINIVWYEQAGMVSDNNYHQLIHKFRNLLLENNLPKAMLRTIPRHGAMLDLSLLPKIEETVQPITISQAKKTFTLAALGACFTAALSMVTKSLYR, via the coding sequence ATGACCATCAACAGTCAGTGTTTTGAAATCACGGAAAAACACAAACGATTAGTTATTTGCCTGCTTAAAGGTATTACTCAAAAAAATGATATAATAAATATCGTCTGGTATGAACAGGCAGGTATGGTCAGCGATAATAACTATCATCAGCTGATTCATAAGTTTCGTAATTTATTATTGGAAAATAACCTTCCCAAAGCGATGCTGCGAACCATACCAAGGCATGGTGCAATGCTCGACCTCTCGTTATTACCGAAAATAGAAGAAACTGTCCAGCCAATAACGATCAGCCAGGCCAAGAAAACTTTCACTCTAGCAGCGCTAGGCGCTTGTTTTACTGCAGCTCTTTCTATGGTGACTAAATCACTTTACCGTTAA
- the cspA gene encoding RNA chaperone/antiterminator CspA, which yields MSTKMTGLVKWFDAGKGFGFISPADGSKDVFVHFSAIQSSDFKTLDEGQKVEFSIENGAKGPSAVNVVAL from the coding sequence ATGTCTACTAAAATGACTGGTTTGGTGAAGTGGTTTGACGCTGGTAAAGGTTTTGGTTTTATTTCTCCTGCAGACGGCAGCAAAGATGTGTTCGTTCACTTCTCTGCAATCCAGAGCAGCGATTTCAAAACTCTTGATGAAGGTCAAAAAGTTGAGTTCTCTATCGAGAACGGCGCTAAAGGCCCATCAGCAGTAAACGTTGTTGCACTGTAA
- a CDS encoding FUSC family protein produces MLIIALGFYFNRQAQATLMASGALSLSFGANKTWKGSTFVVLMATAFGLSIAAILGSLAGNSHMLYMAGAVLLTGLYIVISDINSSVGWIFLQSSIAFLVAGFFPGSLQQAADRAALMGIGSVLQIFSLGLFFQGLRFNRHELSSFKSLRFPKQLSLLNQHRIHLKWSITFGVIAMGLTIFIDRTISIQHSYWAEMTLLICLRNDYHESLLRVPARIMGTFIGGLAAGALSTYWQQPIIIVAAFLASALIAISMSYSLTPKVYAIFTFFITMMIIFMLSGISIAQGNIAEQRMEATLLGGIMALASVVLTKLVTYQHINQAKQNT; encoded by the coding sequence ATGCTGATTATCGCCCTGGGTTTTTATTTTAATAGGCAGGCGCAGGCTACGCTGATGGCCAGCGGCGCACTCTCTTTGTCCTTTGGTGCCAACAAAACCTGGAAAGGTTCGACCTTCGTGGTACTGATGGCCACCGCTTTCGGCCTCAGTATTGCCGCGATATTAGGTAGTCTGGCAGGCAATTCTCATATGTTATATATGGCTGGTGCGGTGCTGTTGACAGGGCTTTACATAGTAATTTCTGATATCAACAGCAGCGTTGGATGGATTTTTTTACAGTCCAGTATCGCTTTTCTGGTAGCAGGATTTTTCCCCGGTTCGTTGCAACAGGCAGCAGATCGCGCAGCCTTGATGGGAATAGGCAGTGTATTGCAGATTTTCTCTCTAGGACTGTTCTTTCAGGGGCTACGATTTAACCGCCATGAACTAAGCAGCTTCAAGTCTCTTCGTTTTCCCAAACAGTTGAGCCTGTTGAACCAGCATCGTATTCATCTTAAATGGTCAATTACGTTTGGCGTTATTGCCATGGGCCTGACGATTTTTATCGATCGCACCATAAGTATTCAGCATAGCTATTGGGCTGAAATGACACTCCTGATTTGCCTGCGTAATGATTACCATGAATCCCTACTCAGAGTTCCAGCGAGAATTATGGGCACATTCATTGGCGGATTAGCGGCTGGGGCATTAAGTACTTATTGGCAGCAGCCAATAATTATCGTAGCAGCCTTTCTTGCCTCGGCTCTCATCGCCATCAGCATGTCTTATTCCCTGACGCCAAAAGTCTACGCTATTTTCACATTTTTCATTACGATGATGATTATCTTCATGCTTTCAGGCATTAGTATCGCGCAAGGCAATATCGCGGAACAAAGAATGGAGGCAACGTTATTAGGCGGGATAATGGCATTGGCTTCTGTGGTGCTTACCAAGCTGGTGACTTATCAGCATATTAATCAGGCAAAGCAAAACACTTGA
- a CDS encoding alpha/beta hydrolase, with the protein MKTSFKKRLITSSITALLLAGAAAPALAAPVKNIVLVHGAFVGGSGWRPVYDILTKDGYNVTLVQEPLTSFPDDVTATKRILDEQNGPAILVGHSYGGAIITEAGNDSHVAGLVYIAAHALDAGETEASNGKKFPNTARPFVKSPDGYLTIKPENFPADFAADLPLKEAEFEAHAQMPTNASVFTANIPDPAWKVKPSWYMVAESDKIINPNLERMYAARAHSHKVEIPGASHSLYESHPKEVAALIEQAAQHALK; encoded by the coding sequence ATGAAAACTTCATTTAAAAAACGTCTGATTACTTCTTCTATTACTGCGCTTTTATTGGCTGGCGCAGCGGCTCCCGCACTGGCAGCACCGGTTAAAAATATTGTCCTGGTGCATGGCGCGTTTGTTGGCGGTTCAGGCTGGCGTCCGGTATACGATATTTTGACCAAAGACGGTTATAACGTCACTCTGGTGCAAGAGCCGCTGACTTCATTTCCTGACGATGTTACCGCGACCAAACGGATTCTTGATGAGCAAAATGGCCCGGCTATCCTGGTTGGACACAGCTACGGCGGCGCGATAATTACTGAAGCCGGTAATGATTCTCACGTTGCAGGGCTGGTTTATATTGCTGCGCATGCTCTGGATGCCGGTGAAACAGAAGCCAGCAATGGCAAAAAATTTCCCAATACCGCGCGGCCTTTTGTTAAATCCCCCGATGGATATTTAACCATCAAGCCAGAAAATTTCCCGGCTGATTTCGCCGCCGATCTGCCGTTAAAAGAGGCAGAATTTGAAGCACATGCGCAGATGCCAACTAATGCCAGCGTGTTTACTGCCAATATTCCAGACCCGGCGTGGAAGGTAAAACCGAGTTGGTATATGGTGGCTGAGTCCGACAAAATTATTAACCCGAATCTGGAGCGTATGTACGCCGCCCGCGCTCACAGCCATAAGGTGGAAATTCCAGGTGCAAGCCATTCACTATATGAATCACATCCGAAAGAAGTTGCTGCGTTGATCGAGCAGGCTGCGCAACACGCACTGAAATAA
- a CDS encoding heavy metal response regulator transcription factor: MRILVIEDEPKAGEYMRNGLTEAGYVVDVAANGLDGLHLAQEFLYDLILLDVMMPEMDGWEVMKRLDKQVKTPVLFLTARGTLEDKLKGLDLGADDYLVKPFSFAELLARIRVALRRGVQIKQEELLELADLQIDIPKRRVIRDGNRITLTNKEFNLLHLFMLHEGQVLSRSVIASRVWDMNFDSDTNVVDVAVRRLRQKIDDPFEIKLIHTVHGVGYRCENES; the protein is encoded by the coding sequence ATGAGAATTCTGGTTATTGAAGATGAGCCTAAAGCCGGCGAATACATGCGCAATGGCCTGACCGAGGCGGGATATGTGGTAGATGTGGCGGCCAATGGTCTTGACGGGCTGCATCTGGCGCAGGAATTTCTTTACGACTTAATCCTTCTTGATGTGATGATGCCGGAAATGGATGGCTGGGAAGTCATGAAAAGGCTGGATAAACAGGTCAAAACGCCGGTGCTTTTTCTGACCGCGCGCGGCACTCTGGAAGATAAACTCAAAGGGCTGGATCTCGGTGCCGATGATTATCTGGTCAAACCTTTTTCTTTTGCCGAGCTTCTTGCGCGTATTCGCGTTGCTCTGCGTCGTGGCGTTCAGATCAAACAAGAAGAGCTGCTGGAGCTAGCCGATTTGCAGATTGATATTCCCAAGCGCCGAGTTATTCGCGATGGGAATCGTATTACTCTTACCAATAAAGAATTTAACCTTCTACATCTTTTTATGTTGCATGAAGGGCAGGTATTGTCACGATCGGTAATTGCCTCAAGGGTCTGGGACATGAATTTTGATAGTGATACGAACGTAGTGGATGTCGCCGTGCGTCGATTGCGGCAGAAAATTGACGATCCCTTTGAAATCAAGCTAATCCACACCGTACACGGCGTGGGTTACCGTTGTGAAAATGAATCATGA
- a CDS encoding heavy metal sensor histidine kinase: MRPRWCPLNVRRISLTTRLSLIFALLSFVVIALVGFTLYNTLEKQISIRDDGALLTRVQQIRTLLRDEDVINLIHDKPQLFANMLGNHEALLVVRFPGQPPLIEVNPGHSPIPNVPPVPANEDLTLAAVQHSMSRDDTPFISVAASAQTSDAPHQLEIISGRLMTERTRILEVYREQIILLAAAAAVLTALMSYWIARRGLSPLQRLAGQTASIGIRNLSVRIDNTQAPRELLSLIDSFNQMLDRLEISFTQLSQVSADMAHDLRTPIGNLLGQTEVALSQRRTGQYYEKLLGSNFEELMRLSKMTDNMLFLARAENADHAIERTQLKLSEEFERVSEYFEGPADERDVRLTVKAEGEVWADANLLRRALANLLANAVRYADSGSEIAILAEQEPTGTRIHVTNLGPTIDPEHLNRLFDRFYRADVSRNTSAHASGLGLSIVRSIMGLHQGNWQVTSNERVTRFTLFFPDKQAGK; encoded by the coding sequence ATGAGGCCTCGTTGGTGCCCTCTCAATGTGCGGCGAATTTCCCTCACCACTCGGCTTTCACTGATTTTTGCGCTGTTGTCTTTTGTCGTCATCGCGCTGGTCGGTTTTACGCTTTATAACACACTCGAAAAGCAGATTAGTATTCGCGATGATGGCGCGTTGTTGACTCGCGTACAGCAGATCCGCACGCTGCTGCGTGATGAAGATGTCATCAATCTTATCCATGATAAACCTCAGCTTTTTGCCAATATGCTGGGTAATCACGAAGCTCTGTTGGTGGTGCGTTTTCCCGGGCAGCCGCCGCTGATTGAGGTCAATCCAGGGCACTCGCCGATACCCAATGTTCCCCCAGTTCCAGCCAATGAAGATCTGACACTGGCTGCGGTTCAGCACAGTATGTCACGAGATGATACGCCGTTTATTTCAGTAGCCGCCTCAGCACAAACTTCTGATGCTCCGCACCAGCTTGAGATTATTAGTGGGCGTTTAATGACCGAGCGGACGCGCATTCTTGAAGTTTATCGCGAGCAGATTATATTGCTCGCGGCGGCGGCGGCAGTTTTGACTGCGTTAATGTCTTACTGGATTGCCCGTCGTGGATTGAGCCCGCTACAAAGGTTGGCCGGACAAACTGCATCGATTGGCATTCGCAATCTATCAGTCAGGATTGATAACACTCAGGCACCTCGAGAACTATTATCGCTGATCGACAGTTTTAACCAGATGCTCGATCGGCTTGAGATTAGCTTTACTCAACTCAGCCAGGTATCTGCCGATATGGCGCATGACCTACGTACGCCGATTGGTAACTTATTGGGGCAAACCGAGGTGGCACTCAGCCAGCGGCGAACTGGGCAATACTATGAAAAACTATTGGGGTCAAATTTTGAAGAGCTGATGCGGCTCTCGAAGATGACAGACAATATGCTGTTTCTAGCCCGCGCTGAAAATGCCGATCACGCTATTGAGCGTACTCAGCTCAAGTTAAGCGAAGAGTTTGAGCGAGTCAGTGAATATTTTGAAGGTCCTGCCGATGAACGAGATGTTCGACTGACAGTAAAGGCCGAAGGTGAGGTTTGGGCCGATGCTAATTTACTGCGTCGCGCGTTGGCTAATCTGTTAGCTAATGCGGTTCGCTATGCAGATTCAGGCAGCGAGATAGCGATACTGGCTGAGCAGGAGCCAACGGGAACAAGGATCCACGTTACGAATCTCGGGCCGACAATCGATCCCGAGCATCTTAATCGCCTGTTTGATCGCTTTTACCGAGCCGATGTTTCGCGAAATACTTCCGCGCATGCCAGTGGCTTGGGGCTGTCGATTGTTCGCAGTATCATGGGGCTGCATCAGGGAAATTGGCAGGTCACCAGCAATGAAAGAGTCACACGCTTCACTCTGTTTTTCCCAGATAAACAAGCCGGTAAATAA
- a CDS encoding WD40 repeat domain-containing protein has protein sequence MLYSDDSEINKRNYGIIAVDKQGGKVLFLNADTLKVEKTLTGFPPNPHELLIIPQHNKAYVPIFGDGIHGDNPHPQHQIAVIDLSKRELSGFIDLSPLESPHTGRLGNDGKVYLCCENSATIVVIDPVTDKIVREIKVPSTNTHRLSITPQGDKLFTDNEEDASVTVVELADNKGKVIDNIAMPGAVNGIAAAPHSRSIITSNADKPELIVINSKTHKIIKNIPLRGHKKGAQIVRFSQGGEFLIAIGDQEPVATLFDRELNEIACFSVGNKPMDGCFSPDNKRLLIANEKDGTVSIIDIAQRKVIATPKVGVGCEVLSYYSELAA, from the coding sequence ATGTTGTACTCAGATGATTCAGAAATTAATAAAAGAAATTACGGTATTATTGCCGTCGATAAGCAAGGTGGTAAAGTTTTATTCCTTAACGCAGACACGCTAAAGGTCGAAAAAACTTTAACCGGTTTCCCACCTAATCCTCATGAGTTGCTTATTATTCCACAGCATAACAAAGCGTATGTTCCGATATTTGGTGACGGGATCCATGGCGATAATCCGCATCCCCAGCATCAGATTGCCGTGATAGATCTCAGCAAACGCGAACTTAGCGGCTTTATTGATCTTAGCCCACTGGAATCCCCGCATACCGGTCGATTAGGCAACGACGGTAAGGTTTATTTATGCTGTGAAAACAGTGCCACCATTGTGGTAATCGATCCGGTGACGGATAAAATAGTCCGAGAAATTAAGGTTCCCTCTACTAATACTCATCGCCTGAGTATCACCCCGCAGGGCGATAAACTGTTCACCGATAATGAGGAGGATGCCAGCGTAACAGTGGTTGAATTAGCCGATAATAAAGGAAAAGTAATTGATAATATTGCCATGCCGGGCGCCGTTAATGGCATTGCTGCAGCTCCTCATAGCAGGTCAATAATAACCAGTAACGCTGACAAGCCTGAGCTGATTGTTATTAATAGCAAAACACATAAAATTATAAAAAACATTCCTCTACGTGGGCATAAAAAAGGCGCGCAAATCGTCCGCTTTAGCCAGGGAGGTGAGTTTTTAATTGCAATTGGCGATCAGGAACCAGTGGCTACCTTATTCGACCGGGAGCTTAACGAAATTGCCTGCTTTAGCGTGGGCAATAAACCGATGGATGGCTGCTTCAGCCCGGATAATAAACGGCTGCTGATTGCTAATGAAAAAGACGGGACAGTAAGTATCATCGATATTGCTCAACGCAAGGTAATCGCTACCCCTAAAGTGGGTGTCGGCTGTGAAGTATTGAGCTATTACTCCGAGCTGGCGGCTTAA
- a CDS encoding DUF1615 domain-containing protein: MLLLTLLAGCSSHKAPVSNKSPQEVRADIASLMPPYVSDKQGWAKDISTAFSAQDIDPSKENICAVLAVTEQESNFNVNAPIPGLGKIAWKEIDRRAGEVHIPAFVVHTALKINSPNGKSYSDRLDNVRSEKELSAIFDDFIGMVPMGQQLFGNLNPVHTGGPMQVSIAFAESKARGYPYKIDGTVRQEVFTRRGGVYFGIAHLLGYPTHYTEPLYRFVDYNAGFYASRNAAFQQQVHRLTGVPLALDGDVVSYSDTPGKTEMAVRKLGKRLDLSDSEISRDLKQGESIDFEQTPTWKQVFALADKTAGKPVPREMLPGIELNSPKITRNLTTAWFAQRVDQRRERCLSR, translated from the coding sequence ATGCTGCTACTGACATTGTTAGCAGGTTGCAGCTCACATAAAGCGCCTGTAAGTAACAAAAGTCCGCAGGAAGTTCGTGCTGATATTGCCAGCCTGATGCCACCCTATGTATCTGACAAGCAGGGTTGGGCCAAGGATATCAGTACGGCTTTTAGTGCGCAGGATATTGATCCTTCAAAAGAAAACATCTGTGCCGTTTTGGCGGTAACCGAGCAGGAATCTAATTTCAACGTCAATGCGCCGATCCCCGGACTCGGCAAGATCGCCTGGAAAGAGATCGATCGTCGAGCGGGTGAGGTGCATATCCCGGCATTCGTGGTGCATACCGCCCTGAAAATCAATTCCCCTAACGGTAAATCTTACAGCGATCGTCTGGATAACGTCCGTAGCGAAAAAGAGTTAAGTGCGATATTCGATGATTTCATTGGCATGGTACCGATGGGTCAACAACTGTTTGGTAACCTGAATCCGGTGCACACTGGTGGTCCAATGCAGGTCAGCATTGCTTTTGCCGAGAGCAAAGCCCGTGGTTATCCTTATAAAATCGACGGCACCGTCCGTCAGGAAGTTTTTACCCGTCGCGGCGGTGTGTACTTTGGTATCGCTCATTTGTTGGGATATCCGACACATTACACCGAGCCTCTTTACCGCTTTGTGGATTACAACGCAGGTTTTTATGCCAGTCGCAACGCGGCCTTCCAGCAGCAAGTACACCGTTTGACTGGCGTCCCGCTAGCATTGGACGGCGATGTAGTCAGCTATAGCGACACGCCGGGGAAAACTGAGATGGCGGTGCGAAAATTGGGTAAAAGGCTGGATCTCAGTGACTCGGAGATATCACGAGATTTGAAGCAGGGAGAGTCGATTGATTTCGAGCAAACCCCGACCTGGAAACAGGTCTTTGCTTTAGCAGATAAAACGGCTGGCAAGCCAGTACCGCGTGAAATGCTGCCGGGAATTGAACTTAACAGCCCGAAAATTACACGTAATCTGACGACAGCCTGGTTTGCCCAGCGGGTCGATCAGCGTCGTGAACGTTGTCTGTCGCGCTAG
- the licT gene encoding BglG family transcription antiterminator LicT produces the protein MKIIKILNNNAVIAVDETLHEQVMMGKGLAFQKRVGELLDVALVEKVFSLKNNALNGRLSELLAEIPLDVLTTTEKIIDLAEARLGERLSNNLYIALTDHCHFAIERFKQGISLPNGLLWDIKRVYHREFTVSLEALDIIEQRLGVRLPEDEAGYIAQHLVKGQLKGEMSEVVQVTKIIQQIMHIVKYQLRLDYREDTLSYHRFITHLKFFAQRMLSSKLVRNEDESLHDEVMNSYPQAWKCVQKVEHHIQQTYGYALTKEEKMFLAIHIERVRKETLNPSRLQSE, from the coding sequence ATGAAAATTATAAAAATCTTAAATAATAATGCCGTGATCGCCGTTGATGAGACCTTGCACGAGCAAGTCATGATGGGTAAAGGTTTGGCATTCCAAAAAAGAGTCGGCGAACTGCTGGACGTGGCGCTGGTCGAGAAAGTTTTCTCATTAAAAAATAACGCGCTTAATGGCCGTCTGAGCGAGCTGTTGGCTGAAATACCTCTCGACGTGCTCACGACCACTGAAAAAATTATTGATCTCGCCGAAGCCCGACTTGGCGAACGACTCAGCAATAATTTGTATATTGCCCTGACCGATCACTGCCATTTTGCCATTGAACGATTCAAGCAGGGAATTTCTCTACCCAATGGGCTGCTGTGGGATATCAAGCGTGTATATCACCGCGAATTTACCGTCAGTCTTGAGGCGTTAGATATTATTGAACAGCGTCTGGGCGTGCGCCTGCCGGAGGACGAGGCCGGTTATATCGCACAGCATCTGGTTAAGGGGCAATTGAAGGGGGAAATGTCGGAGGTCGTGCAAGTCACTAAAATAATTCAGCAAATAATGCATATTGTGAAATATCAGCTGAGGCTGGATTATCGGGAGGATACCCTTAGTTATCATCGATTTATTACACATTTGAAATTTTTCGCCCAACGGATGCTGAGCAGCAAGCTTGTGCGAAACGAAGATGAATCACTGCATGATGAAGTGATGAATTCCTATCCCCAAGCCTGGAAGTGTGTGCAAAAAGTCGAGCATCACATTCAGCAAACCTATGGTTATGCACTGACCAAGGAGGAGAAAATGTTTCTGGCTATCCACATAGAGCGTGTGCGCAAAGAAACGCTGAATCCTTCACGGCTACAATCTGAGTAA
- the bglF gene encoding PTS beta-glucoside transporter subunit IIABC encodes MKYNELAVEVLEKVGGPKNVISLVHCATRLRFKLRDSSKAQTEALKKTPGIIMVVESGGQFQVVIGNDVSQVYTPIAARLEGSFPETLPGDAQSKEGLFARLIDIISAVFTPFIGILIAGGVLKGLLSIALAIGWTTQKTDTYQILFAASDAMFYFLPIFLGYSACKKFGGSPFVGMAIGGALTHPMMLAAFTASQLPGAQPHHFLGIPVVMINYGSTVVPIILASWLSSKIERAIHPRLHSAVRNFLTPLICLAVVVPLTFLLIGPAATWLSNMLAQGYELIYGFNSVIAGVLMGGLWQVCVMFGIHWGIVPIMMNNLSVVGHDTLIPLLVPAIFGQVGATLGIFLRSKDAQLKGNAASAMAAGICGITEPAVYGITLPNRRAFVFGSLGGAAGAGVVGYFHSAVYSFGFPGIFSLTQVIPPSGFDMTVVAVIVSIIISLIISTGLTYCFATPRAVERELPAAAGHAVENDNSAALNINELNPVSTASNLSLQNAKAREVIYSPLSGALKPLEQISDPIFAGGLLGKGAFISPTSGRVVSPIDGKVASLFKTFHAIGLESPLGAEILIHVGIDTVKLDGQYFTPHVREGDDVVRGQLMLEFDAEAIRAAGYSLDTPVLITNSDEFTDVDVNDSAEIVENTSLLTLIR; translated from the coding sequence ATGAAATATAATGAATTAGCCGTAGAAGTGCTGGAAAAGGTCGGCGGCCCAAAAAACGTCATCAGCCTGGTTCACTGCGCGACCCGCTTGCGATTCAAACTGCGTGACAGCAGCAAAGCGCAGACTGAGGCACTAAAAAAGACGCCGGGTATTATCATGGTTGTCGAGAGCGGCGGGCAATTTCAGGTTGTCATCGGCAATGATGTCAGTCAGGTTTATACGCCAATCGCGGCCAGGCTTGAAGGCAGTTTCCCCGAAACACTGCCTGGCGATGCTCAGTCGAAAGAGGGGCTTTTCGCTCGTCTGATCGACATTATTTCTGCAGTATTCACGCCGTTTATCGGCATTCTGATTGCCGGTGGTGTACTAAAGGGGCTGCTTTCCATTGCACTCGCCATCGGATGGACGACCCAGAAAACCGATACTTACCAGATTTTATTCGCCGCCAGTGATGCGATGTTTTATTTCCTGCCAATCTTTTTAGGATATTCCGCCTGCAAAAAATTCGGCGGAAGTCCGTTTGTCGGCATGGCGATTGGCGGAGCACTGACTCATCCAATGATGCTGGCGGCGTTTACCGCATCTCAGCTTCCAGGCGCGCAACCGCATCATTTTCTGGGCATTCCGGTGGTGATGATTAACTATGGCTCAACGGTGGTCCCGATTATTTTAGCCAGCTGGCTGTCGTCAAAAATTGAGAGGGCGATTCATCCACGTTTACACAGCGCGGTGCGTAATTTTTTAACGCCGCTGATTTGCCTGGCGGTGGTAGTTCCATTGACCTTCCTGCTGATTGGGCCTGCGGCTACCTGGCTAAGTAATATGCTTGCTCAGGGATATGAGCTGATTTACGGCTTTAATTCAGTAATAGCCGGCGTTTTGATGGGCGGATTGTGGCAAGTCTGCGTGATGTTTGGCATCCACTGGGGGATTGTACCCATCATGATGAACAACCTCAGCGTTGTTGGCCATGACACACTAATCCCGCTGCTTGTGCCGGCAATTTTTGGTCAGGTTGGCGCAACGCTGGGGATCTTCCTGCGTAGTAAAGATGCTCAACTCAAAGGCAACGCAGCCTCTGCAATGGCCGCCGGGATCTGCGGTATCACCGAGCCTGCCGTTTATGGCATTACCTTGCCTAATCGTCGCGCGTTTGTCTTCGGAAGTCTCGGTGGAGCAGCCGGGGCGGGCGTGGTCGGCTATTTCCATAGTGCAGTGTATTCCTTTGGATTTCCTGGGATTTTTAGCCTGACTCAGGTCATTCCACCTAGCGGTTTTGATATGACCGTCGTGGCAGTGATTGTGAGTATCATCATATCGTTGATTATCTCCACCGGATTAACCTACTGCTTTGCCACGCCGCGAGCTGTCGAGCGCGAGCTGCCTGCTGCGGCTGGACATGCTGTCGAAAACGACAACTCCGCTGCGCTAAATATCAACGAGCTAAATCCTGTCTCAACTGCCAGTAACCTTTCGCTGCAAAATGCCAAGGCGCGGGAGGTTATTTACAGTCCGTTGAGCGGGGCGCTTAAACCTCTGGAACAGATCAGTGATCCGATATTTGCCGGTGGCCTGCTCGGAAAAGGTGCATTCATTTCACCGACCAGTGGCCGTGTTGTCTCGCCGATCGATGGCAAGGTTGCGTCACTGTTTAAAACCTTTCATGCCATCGGATTGGAGTCGCCATTGGGGGCTGAGATTCTGATCCACGTTGGCATCGATACGGTCAAACTCGATGGACAATATTTTACTCCCCACGTCCGCGAAGGCGACGACGTGGTGCGTGGCCAGTTAATGCTTGAGTTCGATGCCGAGGCAATCCGTGCTGCGGGTTATAGCCTCGATACTCCGGTGCTTATCACCAACAGCGATGAGTTTACCGATGTCGATGTGAACGACAGCGCAGAAATTGTAGAAAATACTTCATTACTGACATTGATTCGCTAA